A segment of the Streptomyces sp. Tu 2975 genome:
GCCGCCGCCAGCTCCAGGTCGTCGCGATCTCCAGCGGCTCGATCGGGGTGACGAGTTGCGGGTGCGTGTTGAGACCGTTCGGCGGGCCGGACTGCGGCTCGACACAGACCGCCTCGGCCTGCTCGTCGTAGATCACGACCCACTCCGCCGGGCTGCGGACGATCAGTTCCAGCCGGCCCGGCCAGGTCAGCGTGACGTCGACGCCGTCGGGCATGCCGAAGCAGTCGTCCCACGGACCCGGGAGCGGCGTGATGCGCTTGCCGGTCGGCAGGTGGTCCTCACCGCGCTCCTCCTGCCACTCGGGCGTCACGTCGATCCGTACGTCCTCGCCCCCGTCCCCCAGGTCGCGCAGGAACCAGGGGTGCCAGCCCGCCTGCGCGGGGAACGACGTCCCGTACGTCTCCACGCCCATCCTGAGGGTGACGGAGTCCTCCGCCAGCTCGAACGTCTGGGTGACGCGCCCCGTGTACGGCCACGGGTCGGCGAGGTCGTAGGTGAAGGCGGCCTCGCTCGCGCCCGCCCGTGCGGTACGCCAGACGGTGTCCCGGCCGGTGCCGTGAATGGCGTGCGGCGGGGCGTTGAGCGGCAGTTGGTGCGGTACCCCGCCGTTGCTGAACTGCCCGTCCCGCGTGCGGCCGCACCACGGCACCATCGGGAACGAGCCGTACCGCTCACCCTGTCGCAGCACTTCGGTGCCGCCGATGCGCAGGCTTCCGATGCGGCAGCCGTTTTCCGGATGCACGGTCAACTCGACGTCACCGGCGGCCAGCCGGATGCTCTGTTCGCTACTCACACCCCGACATTACGGCGTGTCACCTACGGCGGCGCAGCGCCCTGCCGACCACGACGGCCGACGCCAGTGCGAGGGCCGCGGCGGGTGCAAGCCACCGCAGGGTGGCCCCTGCGGAGGAGGCGTCGGGAGCGGGGGCAGGTGCGTAGCGGCCACGCGGCGGGGCGTGGTCGACCTCCTCGGCACTGCGGCCGATCATGGTGCGCCGTGCGTGGGCGGCCTCTGCGGGCATCTCGTCCGGCAGGCCGGACAGATCGTCGAGTTCCTCGATGCCGTCGATGTCGTCCACACCGTCCAGGTCGTCCCCGCCGACCAGGTCGTCCGCGCCGTCGACCTCGTCGAGGTCCTCGAACTCGTTGTCGGCGTCGGTACCGAGCGACGGCGGAGGTACGGGTGCGTCGAAGACCGAGCCGCCTGCGTCGGGCGCGTCATCCGCACCGGTCGCGTCCTGGGCGTCGTGCCCGGCGGCCGCCGCAGGGCGGTCGGCCGTCTCACCGGCTGCTTCCTGAGGTTCCGGTGCCGGAGCAGCACCGTCGCCCGGCTGCGGGTCCTCGAAGGCGGCCGCGGCCAGCGCTTCCGCGAAACGGTCCAGAAGGCGGTGGGCCGCCGACACCTTCGCACCGGCCGCGAGGTCGGCCAGCCGGCCCTCGGCACGCGCG
Coding sequences within it:
- a CDS encoding SRPBCC family protein, which codes for MEHEVFVPVPAETLRRALRDPARVARCVPGLQQDADEAAGPLAGRLKVRVAGHTITYRGALRITEQDDERGGAFAVEGEGAEARGGGSVKVTLTIRPAPTDGGTTMTFNGSARAEGRLADLAAGAKVSAAHRLLDRFAEALAAAAFEDPQPGDGAAPAPEPQEAAGETADRPAAAAGHDAQDATGADDAPDAGGSVFDAPVPPPSLGTDADNEFEDLDEVDGADDLVGGDDLDGVDDIDGIEELDDLSGLPDEMPAEAAHARRTMIGRSAEEVDHAPPRGRYAPAPAPDASSAGATLRWLAPAAALALASAVVVGRALRRRR
- a CDS encoding aldose 1-epimerase gives rise to the protein MSSEQSIRLAAGDVELTVHPENGCRIGSLRIGGTEVLRQGERYGSFPMVPWCGRTRDGQFSNGGVPHQLPLNAPPHAIHGTGRDTVWRTARAGASEAAFTYDLADPWPYTGRVTQTFELAEDSVTLRMGVETYGTSFPAQAGWHPWFLRDLGDGGEDVRIDVTPEWQEERGEDHLPTGKRITPLPGPWDDCFGMPDGVDVTLTWPGRLELIVRSPAEWVVIYDEQAEAVCVEPQSGPPNGLNTHPQLVTPIEPLEIATTWSWRRL